Within Pseudomonas tructae, the genomic segment CTTCGACCTTGAGCAACGGCCAGCGCTGCTCGGCTTCGGCCACGATCTTGGCCAGGGCCTTTTCGGTCATGCCCGGGTAATGCTCAAGGAACATCCCCGCCACGTCCTGGCCATCATTGAAGTCGCGCACATAGCCAACAAAGCCCACCACCGCGCCCACACCGACATTGGCCGCGTGCATGGCGTTGACTTCGACACCCGGATCAAAAGCTTGGCTCTGGACTCGAACGCTCATCTCAGCCTCCGGTGACAGGCGGGAAGAAGGCCACTTCGTCACCGTCTGCGAGTGGCTCATCGAGCTTGCACAGCTCTTCGTTGCGCGCGCACATCAGGTTCTGCTCGCTGAGCACCTCATGCTTGCCACCTTTGGCCACCAACGCTTTGCGCAGGTCATCCAGGGTCGCGAACGAACCGTCGAGCTTTTCGGCATCGATACCCAGAACCTCCCGGTAACGGGCGAAATACATCACCTTGATGCTCATTTGACTTCATCCGCCTGGTAGTGGCCGCTCTTGCCGCCAAGTTTCTCCAGCACCCGCACGCCGTCGATGATCATGCCGCGATCGACCGCCTTGCACATGTCATAGATCGTCAGGGCCGCGACGCTGGCAGCGGTCAGGGCTTCCATTTCCACGCCGGTCTGCCCGGCCAGCTTGCAGCGGGCGATGATATGGACGGTGTCGTTGCCTTCGGCGCTGAGCTCGACCTTGACGCTGGTCAGCAGCAACGGGTGACACAACGGGATCAGGTCGCTGGTCTTCTTCGCCGCCTGGATGCCGGCGATGCGCGCCACGGCGAACACGTCACCCTTGGGGTGTTCGCCTTCAACGATCATCTGCAGGGTTTGCGGGAGCATGCGCACCCGTGCTTCGGCAACGGCCTCACGCGATGTCACAGCCTTTTCGGTGACGTCGACCATGTTGGCACGACCTTGGGAATCGAGATGAGTCAGCACAGCTTTCCTCCTGTTCAGGAGCAAAGAGTGTAAACCCTGGGGTCAGCTCTTCGAAGCGAAAAAAACCGGGCGGCTGAACCGCCCGGTGCCTGGAGGTTACAGATGGGATTCGGCGTACTCGGCCAGAATCGAGCGCGGTACGCCCTGCAAGGTAATGTGCACGCCGTTGGGGAAGTCCTTGAAGCGCTCGGTCAGGTAGGTAAGGCCCGAGCTGGTCGCGGACAGGTAAGGGGTGTCGATCTGCGCCAGGTTACCCAGGCAGATCACCTTGGAACCGGCACCGGCACGGGTGATGATGGTTTTCATCTGGTGCGGGGTGAGGTTCTGGCATTCATCGATCAGGATCAGGCTCTGCTGGAAACTGCGGCCACGAATGTAGTTCAGCGACTTGAACTGCAGCGGCACCCGCTCAAGGATGTACTCGACACTGCCATGGGTGTTTTCGTCATCCATGTGCAAGGCTTCGAGGTTGTCGGTGATCGCCCCCAGCCAAGGCTCCATTTTCTCTGCTTCGGTACCCGGCAGGAAGCCGATCTCCTGGTCCAGCCCCTGCACGCTGCGGGTGGCGATGATGCGTCGGTAGCGCTTGCTGACCATGGTTTGCTCGATGGCGGCAGCCAGGGCCAGGATGGTTTTGCCGGAACCGGCGGCGCCGGTCAGGTTGACCAGGTGAATGTCCGGGTCGAGCAAGGCGAACAGCGCCAGGCTCTGGTGGATGTCGCGAGGCTTGAGGCCCCAGGCTTCCTGGTGCAGCAACGGCTCCTGGTGCAGGTCCAGGAGCACCAGTTCGCCATCCTTGATGCCCTTGATCCAGCCGACGAAGCCCTGTTCGTCGATGATGAACTCGTTGATGTGTACGGCCGGCAGGTTGTCGGTCATCTGCACACGATGCCAGGTGCGGCCGCGTTCCTGACGGGTCTCGACCTTGCTGACGCGGTCCCAGAACGAGCCGGTGACGCTGTGATAGCCCTTGGACAGCAGGGAAACGTCATCAACCAGTTGGTCGGTGCTGTAGTCCTCGGCCGCGATTCCACAGGCGCGGGCCTTGAGGCGCATGTTGATGTCTTTGGTCACCAGCACCACGTCCAGTTCCTTGCGCCGGGTGCGCAGCTCCAGCAACTGGTTGATGATGATGTTGTCGTTGAGGTTTTCCGGCAGCAGGCGGTTAGGCTCGTTGCGCGCGCTCATCAGAATCGACAGCAAGCCCTTGGGGCCGCTCTTGCCACGCTGGATCGGCACGCCCTGCTCGACATCGGCAGGTGAAGCGTCGCCCAGGGTCTGATCAATCAGGCGGATGGCCTGGCGACATTCGGCGGCAATCGTGTGCTTGCCGGTCTTGAGTTTGTCGAGCTCCTCCAGCACCGTCATCGGGATGGCGACATGGTGCTCCTCGAAGTTCAGCAGCGCGTTTGGATCGTGAATCAGTACATTGGTATCGAGCACATAAAGGATTGGCTGGTTGGAGGAAGTGCTGCGTCCTTGATCATCCATACTCGGTCACCTTTGTGGGAGCCAGACGACGCAATACCTGGGCGGTGCTGCGCCGCGAAGTGGCCGCCGGTTCTCCCCTGGTCCGCGTCGTTACGGGTAGGGAGCTGCGAACAAAGAGTGGGC encodes:
- the moaD gene encoding molybdopterin converting factor subunit 1, encoding MSIKVMYFARYREVLGIDAEKLDGSFATLDDLRKALVAKGGKHEVLSEQNLMCARNEELCKLDEPLADGDEVAFFPPVTGG
- the moaE gene encoding molybdopterin synthase catalytic subunit MoaE, with protein sequence MSVRVQSQAFDPGVEVNAMHAANVGVGAVVGFVGYVRDFNDGQDVAGMFLEHYPGMTEKALAKIVAEAEQRWPLLKVEVLHRIGSLEPGEPIVFVGVASAHRQAAFDACNFIMDYLKTRAPFWKKEQTGDGPRWVEGKQSDEEAAGRW
- the moaC gene encoding cyclic pyranopterin monophosphate synthase MoaC; the protein is MLTHLDSQGRANMVDVTEKAVTSREAVAEARVRMLPQTLQMIVEGEHPKGDVFAVARIAGIQAAKKTSDLIPLCHPLLLTSVKVELSAEGNDTVHIIARCKLAGQTGVEMEALTAASVAALTIYDMCKAVDRGMIIDGVRVLEKLGGKSGHYQADEVK
- a CDS encoding PhoH family protein, with translation MDDQGRSTSSNQPILYVLDTNVLIHDPNALLNFEEHHVAIPMTVLEELDKLKTGKHTIAAECRQAIRLIDQTLGDASPADVEQGVPIQRGKSGPKGLLSILMSARNEPNRLLPENLNDNIIINQLLELRTRRKELDVVLVTKDINMRLKARACGIAAEDYSTDQLVDDVSLLSKGYHSVTGSFWDRVSKVETRQERGRTWHRVQMTDNLPAVHINEFIIDEQGFVGWIKGIKDGELVLLDLHQEPLLHQEAWGLKPRDIHQSLALFALLDPDIHLVNLTGAAGSGKTILALAAAIEQTMVSKRYRRIIATRSVQGLDQEIGFLPGTEAEKMEPWLGAITDNLEALHMDDENTHGSVEYILERVPLQFKSLNYIRGRSFQQSLILIDECQNLTPHQMKTIITRAGAGSKVICLGNLAQIDTPYLSATSSGLTYLTERFKDFPNGVHITLQGVPRSILAEYAESHL